In one Zobellia galactanivorans genomic region, the following are encoded:
- a CDS encoding vWA domain-containing protein, whose product MLDNVTFANPEFFWLLLLLPLAILWYFYKRNEHVASLKIPTIQGFGHTDVLSKLKPLLFILRLLALTAVIVAMARPQTEDISTKTKTTKGIDIVMAIDVSSSMLARDLKPNRLTALKEVAAEFIKERPNDRIGLVAYAAEAYTKTPITSDKSIVLRALKEITYGQLNDGTAIGMGLATSVNRLKESKASSKIIILLTDGVNNSGFIEPQTAADLATEFGIKTYTIGLGTNGNALSPIAYNSDGSFRYGMRQVEIDEDLLKDIAKVTGGKYFRATDNQKLEAIYDEINKLEKTEIEEFKYYKYEEKFRPWIFLAIALLVFEWLLRNTLFRSFI is encoded by the coding sequence ATGTTGGATAACGTAACCTTTGCAAATCCGGAATTCTTTTGGTTGCTACTTTTGCTTCCGTTGGCCATCTTGTGGTATTTCTACAAGCGCAACGAGCATGTAGCCTCTCTAAAGATTCCGACCATACAGGGTTTTGGCCATACGGATGTTCTTTCTAAACTAAAACCTTTGTTGTTCATTCTACGTCTTCTGGCCTTGACGGCGGTAATAGTAGCCATGGCGAGACCGCAGACCGAGGATATTTCCACCAAAACAAAAACGACCAAGGGTATCGACATTGTCATGGCCATCGATGTCTCATCAAGTATGTTGGCCAGAGACCTCAAGCCCAATCGCTTGACCGCCCTAAAAGAAGTAGCGGCCGAATTTATCAAGGAACGGCCCAACGACCGTATCGGTCTGGTTGCCTATGCCGCCGAAGCCTATACAAAGACCCCGATTACCAGTGACAAATCAATCGTCTTAAGGGCATTAAAAGAAATTACATATGGGCAGTTGAACGACGGTACGGCCATAGGCATGGGACTGGCCACATCGGTCAACCGCCTGAAAGAAAGCAAGGCTTCCAGTAAAATCATCATCCTGCTCACCGACGGGGTGAACAACTCTGGTTTTATTGAACCGCAGACCGCCGCCGACTTGGCCACGGAATTCGGCATCAAGACCTACACCATAGGTCTAGGCACCAACGGAAACGCACTTTCCCCCATTGCCTACAACAGCGATGGTTCATTCCGCTACGGTATGCGCCAAGTGGAAATCGACGAAGATTTGTTAAAAGATATTGCAAAAGTTACGGGAGGAAAGTATTTTAGGGCTACGGATAACCAAAAGTTAGAAGCTATATACGACGAAATCAACAAGCTTGAAAAAACCGAAATAGAAGAATTTAAATATTACAAGTACGAGGAAAAATTTAGGCCTTGGATATTTTTGGCAATAGCCTTGTTAGTGTTCGAATGGCTACTCAGAAATACACTTTTTAGAAGTTTTATCTAA
- a CDS encoding DUF58 domain-containing protein, translating into MDTKELLKKVRKIEIKTRRLSDHIFGGEYHSTFKGRGMTFSEVRQYQFGDDVRNIDWNVTARYNEPYIKVFEEERELTMMLMVDISGSEHFGTTNQFKKDVITEISATLAFSALQNNDKAGLILFSDEVELYIPPKKGKSHVLRIIRELLEFKPKSNRTNVAEALKFLSSVMKKKAIVFVLSDFIAEDYEKTLKISGNKHDLTGIRVFDEREENIPNLGMVQMQDAETGKIRLVNTQSKRVRMAYGEYYRQRVNYFKETFTKSGCGVLDCRVDESYVKKLLGYFKRRG; encoded by the coding sequence ATGGATACGAAAGAGCTACTTAAAAAAGTACGTAAGATCGAGATCAAGACACGGCGTCTTTCCGATCATATTTTCGGTGGGGAATACCACTCCACTTTTAAGGGTCGGGGTATGACCTTTAGCGAAGTACGCCAATACCAATTTGGCGATGACGTACGAAATATTGATTGGAACGTTACAGCGCGTTACAACGAACCCTACATCAAGGTTTTTGAAGAAGAACGCGAACTGACCATGATGCTTATGGTCGACATAAGTGGCTCTGAACATTTTGGCACGACCAATCAGTTCAAAAAAGATGTAATTACGGAAATATCGGCCACCTTGGCCTTCTCCGCCCTTCAGAACAACGACAAAGCAGGACTCATTCTGTTTTCCGATGAAGTAGAGCTGTATATTCCTCCTAAAAAAGGAAAAAGCCATGTGCTGCGGATTATTAGGGAATTGTTGGAATTCAAACCGAAAAGCAATCGTACGAACGTTGCCGAAGCCTTGAAGTTTTTGAGCAGCGTAATGAAGAAAAAAGCGATTGTTTTTGTACTATCCGACTTTATTGCCGAAGACTATGAAAAGACCTTGAAGATCTCAGGGAACAAGCACGACCTTACGGGTATCAGGGTTTTTGATGAACGCGAAGAGAACATACCTAATTTAGGTATGGTACAAATGCAGGATGCCGAAACCGGCAAGATAAGATTGGTAAACACCCAATCTAAAAGAGTACGTATGGCCTATGGCGAATACTACCGGCAGCGTGTCAATTACTTCAAGGAAACGTTCACGAAATCGGGCTGTGGCGTGTTGGATTGTAGGGTCGACGAAAGTTATGTAAAAAAATTATTGGGCTATTTTAAGCGCAGAGGCTAA
- a CDS encoding AAA family ATPase translates to MEENTTVDINAVNEKIAQESAFIDLLILEMNKVIVGQKHMVERLLIGLLGQGHILLEGVPGLAKTLAINTLSKAVKGSFSRIQFTPDLLPADVVGTLIYNMKENDFSIKKGPIFANFVLADEINRAPAKVQSALLEAMQEKQVTIGDETFILDKPFLVMATQNPVEQEGTYPLPEAQVDRFMLKTVIDYPKLNEEQMIMRQNLLGAYETVRPVVSLEQILSAQKAVRDVYMDEKIEKYILDIVFATRYPEKYNLPDLKPLISFGASPRGSINLGNAAKCYAFIKRRGYVVPEDVRAVVHDVLRHRIGITYEAEAENITSEEIINKIVNEIEVP, encoded by the coding sequence ATGGAAGAAAATACTACGGTAGATATTAATGCGGTAAACGAAAAAATTGCTCAGGAGAGCGCTTTTATCGACCTGTTGATATTAGAAATGAACAAAGTAATCGTTGGCCAAAAACACATGGTGGAACGCTTACTGATCGGACTTCTTGGTCAAGGCCACATTTTATTGGAAGGTGTACCCGGGCTTGCAAAAACCTTGGCGATCAACACCCTATCAAAGGCAGTTAAGGGCAGCTTCAGCAGAATTCAGTTTACGCCCGACCTTTTGCCTGCCGATGTAGTCGGTACCTTGATCTACAACATGAAGGAAAACGACTTTTCGATAAAGAAAGGTCCTATTTTCGCAAATTTCGTGCTGGCGGATGAAATTAACCGTGCCCCCGCAAAGGTACAATCGGCACTCTTGGAAGCCATGCAGGAAAAGCAGGTCACCATTGGCGACGAGACCTTTATACTGGACAAGCCGTTTTTGGTAATGGCCACGCAGAACCCCGTAGAGCAAGAAGGTACCTACCCCTTACCCGAAGCACAGGTCGACCGTTTTATGCTCAAGACGGTAATCGATTATCCGAAGCTAAACGAAGAACAAATGATCATGCGGCAGAATCTTCTAGGAGCCTACGAAACGGTAAGACCGGTAGTAAGCCTAGAACAGATACTAAGCGCCCAAAAAGCGGTACGTGATGTGTATATGGACGAAAAGATAGAGAAATACATTCTCGATATCGTTTTCGCCACACGATACCCAGAAAAATATAATTTGCCCGATTTAAAACCATTGATCAGCTTCGGTGCTTCCCCAAGGGGTAGTATCAACCTGGGCAATGCGGCAAAATGCTATGCCTTCATCAAGAGAAGGGGATATGTAGTCCCCGAAGATGTAAGGGCCGTGGTTCACGATGTGTTAAGGCACAGAATTGGTATCACCTACGAGGCCGAAGCAGAAAATATTACTTCCGAAGAAATCATCAACAAGATCGTTAACGAGATCGAAGTACCCTAA
- a CDS encoding aldo/keto reductase, with translation MQKNKFYSKVIAGTMTWGSWGKGFSKSEMIEVMNHCVNVGITTFDHADIYGGYTTEEDFGKAFVEAGISRENIQLISKCGIQLDADARPNRVKHYQYDAEYIVWSAEQSLKKLRTDYLDLLLLHRPSPLMRPDAVAEAIVKLKDQGKVRAFGVSNFLSSQIALIETETPIAANQIEFSLTHNGPMYDGTLDDALVNKRMVMSYSPLGSFFREKDEVYKRVSRAMEPMLPKYGATEDQLLLAWVMRHPSKVYPVVGTTTKPRISAAIEATKIEMELTDWFVLLEAAQGHEVP, from the coding sequence ATGCAAAAGAACAAATTTTATTCTAAAGTTATAGCGGGAACTATGACTTGGGGAAGTTGGGGAAAAGGTTTTTCAAAATCGGAAATGATCGAAGTGATGAATCACTGCGTCAATGTAGGAATCACAACTTTTGACCACGCCGATATTTACGGTGGGTATACGACCGAAGAAGATTTCGGGAAGGCCTTTGTCGAAGCTGGAATTTCTAGGGAAAACATCCAGTTGATTTCCAAGTGCGGTATCCAACTCGATGCCGATGCCCGGCCCAACCGGGTGAAGCACTATCAATATGATGCCGAATACATCGTTTGGTCAGCGGAACAATCGCTTAAAAAACTGCGGACCGATTATTTAGACCTTCTTCTCTTGCATAGGCCCAGTCCGTTAATGCGGCCCGATGCCGTGGCAGAGGCCATCGTAAAATTAAAGGATCAAGGAAAGGTCAGGGCCTTTGGGGTGTCTAATTTTTTGTCATCGCAAATAGCTTTGATAGAAACGGAAACGCCCATTGCGGCAAATCAAATAGAGTTTTCGTTGACCCATAACGGGCCCATGTACGACGGTACGCTCGATGATGCATTGGTAAATAAGAGAATGGTCATGTCTTATAGTCCGCTCGGTTCCTTTTTTAGGGAAAAAGATGAGGTGTATAAGCGCGTTTCAAGAGCAATGGAGCCTATGTTGCCCAAATATGGGGCTACTGAAGACCAATTGCTTTTGGCTTGGGTAATGAGGCATCCTTCAAAAGTATACCCGGTAGTAGGTACCACTACAAAACCACGTATATCGGCGGCGATAGAGGCTACAAAAATAGAAATGGAACTGACCGATTGGTTTGTCTTGTTAGAGGCCGCCCAGGGACACGAAGTACCATAA
- a CDS encoding BatD family protein, translating to MAFSAFSQKSPKVSTEVDTTSIKIGEQVRFTVTVEADTTAQVIFPEGQTFSPLETVEAFATDTTRQNDRMTLQKIYALTQFDSGSYKIPAQRIDINGNGFLTDSTTTINVANVAVDTLAQKMYDIKPLMEVEKSNAKLWLWILGVLLGLLLIGALVYWFFFKKKPLTEEEKVALLPPYDRALLELKKLENSRYIIQDEYKQYYSELTDIVRSYLEEDVHVSALESTTDELINKLELLKDAGELQIEDDTLLQFKRILQTADLVKFAKSKPESSVAEQDRKAIEEIVIKTHEALPEPTEEELMEQEEFKEELERKKQKKKLVYASLALFGLLVIGTSAVTAYYGFTYVKDTLLGHPTKKLLEGEWVASSYGYPPINLETPHVLKRQETKLSPEMKANIKDLQMFSYSNTESLFTVGASSTTLTQEVEPEFNKSIESFIENLEKQGAKNIITKQEEFTTLTGVKGIKVFGSGKFPIPQSKELVDGKYAILLFGGKGFQQQVILNWLDGDTYAQKIVDRILGSVEVKTEL from the coding sequence ATGGCTTTTTCAGCATTCTCCCAAAAAAGCCCCAAGGTAAGCACCGAGGTCGATACCACGTCGATTAAAATTGGCGAACAGGTCAGATTTACCGTTACCGTCGAGGCCGACACTACGGCCCAGGTTATTTTTCCCGAAGGCCAGACCTTTTCGCCCTTGGAAACCGTAGAAGCCTTTGCTACCGATACAACACGGCAGAACGACCGAATGACCCTGCAAAAAATCTACGCCCTTACCCAATTTGATTCGGGATCGTACAAAATACCGGCCCAACGTATAGACATTAACGGCAACGGTTTCTTGACCGACTCCACCACGACCATCAATGTAGCCAATGTAGCGGTAGATACCTTGGCGCAAAAGATGTACGACATCAAACCTTTAATGGAGGTTGAAAAAAGCAACGCTAAACTATGGCTATGGATTCTAGGCGTTCTTTTAGGCCTATTGCTTATAGGTGCCCTAGTATATTGGTTCTTTTTTAAGAAAAAGCCCTTGACCGAGGAGGAGAAAGTGGCGTTGTTACCCCCTTATGACCGTGCCCTCTTAGAGCTAAAAAAACTGGAAAACTCGAGATATATCATTCAAGACGAGTACAAGCAGTACTACTCCGAACTTACCGACATTGTCCGTTCTTACCTAGAGGAAGATGTTCACGTTTCGGCCTTGGAGAGTACTACCGATGAACTGATCAATAAACTTGAGCTACTTAAAGATGCAGGCGAACTTCAAATTGAAGACGACACCTTGCTTCAGTTCAAACGCATTCTGCAGACTGCGGATTTAGTAAAATTTGCCAAATCAAAACCCGAAAGTTCCGTAGCCGAACAAGACCGCAAGGCCATAGAGGAAATCGTAATAAAAACACATGAGGCCTTACCTGAACCCACGGAAGAAGAATTGATGGAACAGGAGGAATTCAAGGAGGAACTCGAAAGGAAGAAGCAGAAGAAAAAATTAGTCTATGCCAGTTTGGCCCTTTTTGGCCTTCTTGTAATCGGCACATCGGCCGTTACCGCGTATTACGGTTTCACCTATGTAAAAGACACCCTTTTGGGGCATCCGACCAAAAAACTCCTGGAAGGCGAATGGGTAGCGAGTTCATATGGTTATCCACCGATCAACCTAGAGACACCCCACGTACTGAAAAGACAGGAGACCAAGCTCAGTCCAGAAATGAAGGCCAACATAAAAGACCTTCAAATGTTCTCATACAGTAATACGGAAAGCTTGTTTACCGTTGGTGCTAGCTCGACCACCTTGACCCAAGAAGTAGAACCCGAATTCAACAAATCGATTGAGTCATTCATAGAAAACCTTGAAAAACAAGGTGCAAAGAACATTATTACCAAACAGGAAGAGTTCACCACCTTGACCGGTGTAAAGGGCATTAAGGTTTTCGGTAGCGGAAAGTTCCCCATACCCCAGTCGAAAGAGCTTGTAGACGGAAAATATGCCATTTTGCTATTTGGCGGAAAAGGCTTCCAACAACAGGTTATTCTAAATTGGTTGGACGGAGACACCTATGCACAAAAAATTGTCGATCGTATTTTAGGTTCGGTCGAAGTAAAAACGGAATTATAG
- a CDS encoding SDR family NAD(P)-dependent oxidoreductase, translating to MNKTVLITGATSGIGRATAILFAVQGFRQVLCGRRQERLDALEVELGKNCEVHTLNFDVRDKDAVFEAIGSLPKEFSKIDVLVNNAGNAHGLDPIDAGDIDDWDAMIDINVKGLLYVSKAIIPSMVERKSGHIINIGSTAGKEVYPKGNVYCASKHAVDALTKGMRMDLNPYGIKVGGINPGAVETEFSNVRFKGDDDKADSVYEGFDPLLPQDIAEIIHFVVTRPYHVNIADLVVMPTAQASATILNRSL from the coding sequence ATGAACAAAACTGTATTAATAACCGGAGCCACGAGTGGCATAGGTAGGGCAACGGCAATTCTCTTTGCCGTTCAGGGCTTTAGGCAGGTGCTCTGCGGAAGGAGGCAAGAACGTCTTGATGCCCTTGAGGTTGAGTTGGGCAAAAATTGCGAGGTGCACACGTTGAACTTCGATGTGCGTGATAAAGATGCCGTTTTTGAGGCAATTGGCTCGCTTCCAAAGGAGTTTTCGAAAATAGATGTATTGGTCAACAACGCGGGTAACGCCCATGGTCTTGATCCTATAGACGCAGGTGATATTGACGATTGGGACGCTATGATCGACATTAATGTTAAGGGACTATTGTATGTTTCAAAAGCGATTATTCCGAGCATGGTGGAACGCAAGTCGGGGCATATCATCAATATCGGTTCAACGGCGGGAAAGGAAGTGTATCCCAAAGGAAACGTGTATTGCGCGAGCAAGCATGCCGTAGATGCGCTTACCAAGGGAATGCGCATGGATTTGAACCCCTATGGAATCAAGGTCGGGGGCATTAATCCGGGGGCTGTCGAGACGGAATTTAGCAATGTCCGCTTTAAAGGGGACGATGATAAGGCCGATTCGGTTTATGAAGGCTTTGACCCCTTATTGCCCCAAGATATTGCCGAAATCATACATTTTGTAGTAACCCGGCCCTATCATGTAAATATTGCCGATTTGGTGGTCATGCCAACCGCACAGGCCTCCGCAACTATATTGAACAGGTCGTTATGA
- a CDS encoding ATP-binding protein, with protein MINKRLLVKNLLAHNDENSFYDKKRFISIGEKEGKAKFLKHVCALANSNPKNNSFIVIGVEDEDNKIVGVDFFDDSKIQNLVNAYLDNPPLISYENIPFPNLKEGKVVGLVTIRSNGKVCALRKNIWKYYGGMVFFREGSISMPKAYGVELKDINSDTVATIEQHARNNIELTLDGVIDFINNRHKNLSSNYKVFKEQFVVCWAGNKKKVKNEVYFSRVDIELINEQVKLFYSALDEIRIAYTEDSFTTVEYVQLGLGTKQRYFPLEEMVIHFFDNGTYKIESKLIFEPPQYDKKSLFHIWNANNALLQKIRNNIKLTPSDKIDLKSLPDTYLICYLNGFDEAKKQMEASRSLLRKDYPKVYTGIKESLRIIRKVTYN; from the coding sequence ATGATCAATAAACGCTTACTTGTAAAAAACCTACTTGCCCACAATGATGAGAATAGTTTTTATGATAAGAAGCGTTTTATAAGCATTGGGGAAAAAGAAGGTAAGGCCAAGTTTTTAAAGCACGTTTGCGCCTTGGCCAACAGCAACCCTAAAAATAATTCTTTTATCGTTATCGGGGTGGAGGATGAAGACAACAAAATTGTAGGGGTCGATTTCTTTGATGACAGTAAGATCCAAAACTTGGTCAATGCCTACCTAGACAATCCTCCCTTGATTTCGTACGAAAACATTCCCTTTCCTAATTTAAAAGAAGGCAAGGTGGTCGGCCTGGTTACTATCAGGTCTAATGGAAAGGTATGCGCCCTGCGCAAAAACATTTGGAAATACTATGGGGGCATGGTCTTTTTCCGGGAAGGGAGTATCAGTATGCCGAAGGCCTATGGAGTAGAATTGAAAGATATCAATTCCGATACGGTGGCCACCATTGAGCAGCACGCCCGTAACAATATTGAACTAACCTTAGATGGTGTAATCGACTTCATCAATAACCGACATAAAAACCTAAGTAGTAACTACAAGGTTTTTAAAGAGCAGTTTGTGGTCTGTTGGGCAGGGAATAAAAAGAAGGTGAAAAATGAGGTTTATTTTTCCAGGGTCGATATTGAGTTGATCAATGAACAGGTGAAACTGTTTTATTCGGCCTTGGATGAAATCCGTATTGCCTATACGGAAGACTCTTTTACTACTGTGGAATATGTACAATTGGGGCTTGGTACAAAGCAAAGATATTTTCCTTTGGAAGAGATGGTCATTCATTTTTTTGATAACGGAACGTACAAAATAGAGAGTAAACTCATCTTTGAGCCCCCGCAATATGATAAGAAGTCACTTTTTCATATCTGGAATGCGAATAATGCCCTTTTGCAAAAAATCCGAAACAATATAAAACTGACGCCTTCCGATAAAATAGACCTCAAGAGTCTGCCCGATACTTATCTTATTTGTTACCTGAACGGTTTTGACGAAGCCAAGAAGCAGATGGAAGCTTCCCGTTCCTTATTGAGAAAAGATTACCCTAAAGTTTATACGGGCATTAAGGAGTCGTTGCGTATCATTAGAAAGGTGACCTACAACTAG
- a CDS encoding carbohydrate kinase family protein — protein MKTVYCIGELLIDFVAIKQGNDLSKATEFTKKAGGAPANVACTIAKLGGKSQFIGAIGNDPFGTFLLNVLKENRVDTSLVQRSKTFTTMAFVSLAEDGERGFVFSRGADKKLKYDPTLKKQLQNGIIHLGAATALLGGGLEEAYDRYLFDALTQNTFISFDPNFRKDLWKGEESTFVKKCLRFIEKSHLCKFSKEEAQLISGESDLERACNTIHEIGSPLITLTLGSEGTLVSTPKKKTIVPSIKVRAIDTTGAGDAFIGCLLYQIANIGDPHLILSDYGQLIEMVAMANKAGAITTTGYGAIPSLPDNSMVFGE, from the coding sequence ATGAAAACCGTATACTGCATTGGAGAATTACTCATAGATTTTGTAGCGATAAAACAAGGCAACGACCTTTCAAAGGCGACCGAATTCACGAAAAAAGCGGGAGGAGCTCCCGCCAACGTAGCCTGCACCATAGCTAAATTAGGGGGTAAAAGCCAGTTTATAGGAGCCATAGGTAATGACCCCTTCGGAACCTTTTTGCTGAACGTATTGAAAGAAAATCGAGTGGACACTTCATTGGTGCAGCGTTCCAAAACATTTACGACCATGGCATTTGTTTCCTTGGCCGAAGATGGGGAACGCGGTTTTGTTTTTAGCAGGGGTGCCGACAAGAAGCTGAAATACGACCCCACATTGAAAAAACAGCTACAGAATGGCATTATACACCTTGGGGCGGCCACCGCTTTGCTAGGAGGAGGGCTAGAGGAAGCCTACGACCGCTACCTCTTCGATGCCCTGACCCAAAACACCTTCATCAGCTTTGACCCTAACTTCAGGAAAGACCTTTGGAAAGGAGAAGAAAGCACCTTTGTTAAAAAGTGTTTGCGCTTCATTGAAAAATCGCATTTATGCAAATTCAGTAAAGAGGAAGCCCAACTTATCTCGGGAGAGTCCGACCTTGAACGTGCCTGTAACACCATACATGAAATAGGGTCACCCCTTATTACCCTTACCTTGGGGAGCGAAGGCACCTTGGTCAGCACCCCTAAAAAGAAGACCATAGTACCCAGTATAAAAGTAAGGGCCATAGACACCACTGGCGCCGGCGATGCCTTTATCGGCTGTTTGTTGTACCAAATTGCCAACATAGGAGACCCACACCTCATCCTATCCGATTATGGGCAATTGATCGAAATGGTTGCCATGGCCAATAAGGCAGGAGCCATTACCACTACCGGTTACGGGGCCATTCCTTCACTTCCCGACAACAGCATGGTTTTCGGGGAATAG